Part of the Phycisphaeraceae bacterium genome, GGTCATTTTAAGAACCCTGACAATGATCCCCGTGGCCCTTGGTTTGACGGCAATCCGGTAAACAATCCAGCCCTTCGGCCAAATCTGCAGTTCGATCTGATTGGCCCGAATGGCGATGTGATAAAGTCACCTCCTAACGGGTGGCGATGGTCGAAGGAAACGATTGAAGAGAAGATGGCTGCGGGAGAGATTCGCTTCTCTCCGGATGGGAAGCGGCTTATTCGTCGCACCTATCTGCGGGACATGGTTGGTCTACCTCCATCAAGTGTCTGGGTCGATGTCGACGAAACAGGACATAACCGACAGGCAAAGTACGAGTTAAAAGGGCTCTTTCCCGATGTGCCTGTCACTTCACTCTTTCGAACTCCAAAACCCGAAAGACTGCTCAAGCGGGTGATTGAATTGGCGTCAAATCCCGGGGACTGGGTTCTCGACTCCTTCGCGGGCTCGGGCACAACCGGCGCCGTGGCGCACAAGATGGGCCGCCGTTGGATCATGGTCGAACTCGGCGAGCATTGCCACACCCACATCATCCCGCGTATGCGCAAGGTGATCGACGGCGAGGACAAGGGCGGCGTCACCGAGGCCACCGGCTGGCAGGGCGGCGGCGGGTTCCGGTACTCCAGACTCGCGCCGAGTCTGCTCAAGAAGGACAAGTGGGGCCAGTGGGTCATCAACCCCGAGTACAACCCCGAGATGCTTGCCGCGGCCCTGTGCAAGGTCGAAGGGTTTCGCTACGAACCATCTACGACAGTCTTCTGGCAGCAGGGCCAATCGTCCGAGAGCGACTTCATCTATGTGACGACGCAGACACTGACCAAGGACATGCTCCGCCACCTCTCCGATGAGGTTGGGGACCGGCGTAGTCTCCTCGTGCTCTGCCGAGCGTTCAAGGCAAAGATCGGCAAGGGAGAGTTCCCGAACCTCACCGTGAAGAAGATCCCCAGGGCGATCCTCTCGAAGTGCGAGTGGGACCGCGACGACTACTCGCTGGAGGTCAAGGCGCTCCCCCCGGCGACGCCGGAACCCGCTCCCGACGCGATCCAGCCCAAGCCGTCGACGAGAGGCAAAGAGCGCAAGGCTATCCGCCGCAAGGTCGCGGCCGCGGCCCAGGGCGAGAAGCAGCCGGAACTGTTCCGCGAAGAAGGGGGGAAGTGATCGATGGCATCGACCTTCACTTCCCCGAATCCCAAGGTGAACATGATCTCGAACCGGCTCTCGCTGCGCGACCCGCAGCGTGTGTCGCTCGACATCCTCGCGCAGTTGTGCGATGTGCTCCCCCTGGAGAAGACCAATTCGCCCGAGGAACTCAAGGCCGCGCTTGACGCGGTGAAGGCCCAGTTCCCGAACACCACCGGCTTCGAGGACTTCGAGCGTGAGTTCCCCTCGCTCTGCTTCGCGCTCGCGACGGGCGTGGGCAAGACGCGCCTCATGGGCGCGTTCATCACCTACCTCTACCTCGTCGAGGGCGTCCGCCACTTCTTCGTGCTCGCGCCGAACCTGACGATCTACAACAAACTGATCGCCGACTTCACGCCCGGCACGCCGAAGTATGTCTTCCAGGGAATCAGTGAGTTCGCGACCACGCCCCCGGAGGTCATCACCGGCGACAACTACGAGAGCGGCCGCGGCGTCCGGTCCGAGTCGTGGACCCAGGCGCAGGCGGACGCGACCGCCAATGCCGGGGGATTCCAACTCCGCTCGGGGGCGGCGTTGCGGCAGGCGCGCCTGTTCGGCGATGCTCCGGTTCACATCAACATCTTCAACATCGCGAAGATCAACAGCGAAGCGCGCGGAGGGAAGTCCCCCCGCATCAAGCGGCTGAGCGAGTACATCGGCGAGAGTTACTTCGAGTACCTCTCCGGGCTGGACGACCTTGTGCTGCTGATGGATGAGAGCCACCGCTACCGCGCCAGCGCGGGCGTGCGGACGCTCAACGAGCTGAACCCGATCCTGGGACTGGAGCTCACGGCGACGCCGCAGGTGGAGTCGGGAGGGAAAAAGCCGGCCGAGTTTAAGAATGTCATCTACAGCTACCCGCTCTCCCTCGCTCTCAAGGACGGGTTCGTGAAGCAGCCCGCAGTGGCGACACGCCAGAACTTCAGCAAGGACAACTACGACGAGAAGGGGCTCGAGAAGCTCAAGCTCGAAGACGGCGTCCGGATCCACGAGGACACCAAGGCGCATCTGGCCGCCTATGCGGCGCAGGCGTCGGCGAGGTTCGTCAAGCCCTTCGTGCTCGTGATCGCCAAGACCGTCGAGCACGCCGAGGAACTGAAGCGCACCATCGAGGACGACGAATTCTTCAAGGGCCAGTACAAGGGCAAGGTGCTCGTCGTGCACTCAACGCAGAGCGGCGCCGAGAAGGACGAGGCCGTCGCGATGCTGCTCGAAGTCGAGCGTCCGGAGAACCCGATCGAGATCGTCATCCATGTGAACATGCTCAAGGAGGGCTGGGATGTCACCAACCTCTTCACGATCGTGCCGCTGCGAACCGCCGACTCGAAGACCCTCGTCGAGCAGTCCATCGGGCGCGGCCTGCGCTTGCCTTACGGACGGCGCACCGGAGTGTCGGCGGTCGATCGCCTGACGATCGTGGCGCACGACCGGTTCCAGGAGATCATCGACGAGGCGAACAAGCCCGACTCGATCATCCGGGCGGA contains:
- a CDS encoding site-specific DNA-methyltransferase translates to MSRAKTRLELTWIGKDERPKLEPRILLEDPALSYHAKERRSKDDLFDNRLIFGDNLLALKALEAEFAGKIKCIYIDPPYNIDAAQGHYHDNLEHSQWLSLMRDRFELLRRLLSDDGSMWVTLDDGEAHYCKVLLDEVFGRTCFVTSVVWRTSDNSNNNAKTFSLDHNYLLVYGKRPDWTPEFLDDPAKRGHFKNPDNDPRGPWFDGNPVNNPALRPNLQFDLIGPNGDVIKSPPNGWRWSKETIEEKMAAGEIRFSPDGKRLIRRTYLRDMVGLPPSSVWVDVDETGHNRQAKYELKGLFPDVPVTSLFRTPKPERLLKRVIELASNPGDWVLDSFAGSGTTGAVAHKMGRRWIMVELGEHCHTHIIPRMRKVIDGEDKGGVTEATGWQGGGGFRYSRLAPSLLKKDKWGQWVINPEYNPEMLAAALCKVEGFRYEPSTTVFWQQGQSSESDFIYVTTQTLTKDMLRHLSDEVGDRRSLLVLCRAFKAKIGKGEFPNLTVKKIPRAILSKCEWDRDDYSLEVKALPPATPEPAPDAIQPKPSTRGKERKAIRRKVAAAAQGEKQPELFREEGGK
- a CDS encoding DEAD/DEAH box helicase family protein, whose translation is MASTFTSPNPKVNMISNRLSLRDPQRVSLDILAQLCDVLPLEKTNSPEELKAALDAVKAQFPNTTGFEDFEREFPSLCFALATGVGKTRLMGAFITYLYLVEGVRHFFVLAPNLTIYNKLIADFTPGTPKYVFQGISEFATTPPEVITGDNYESGRGVRSESWTQAQADATANAGGFQLRSGAALRQARLFGDAPVHINIFNIAKINSEARGGKSPRIKRLSEYIGESYFEYLSGLDDLVLLMDESHRYRASAGVRTLNELNPILGLELTATPQVESGGKKPAEFKNVIYSYPLSLALKDGFVKQPAVATRQNFSKDNYDEKGLEKLKLEDGVRIHEDTKAHLAAYAAQASARFVKPFVLVIAKTVEHAEELKRTIEDDEFFKGQYKGKVLVVHSTQSGAEKDEAVAMLLEVERPENPIEIVIHVNMLKEGWDVTNLFTIVPLRTADSKTLVEQSIGRGLRLPYGRRTGVSAVDRLTIVAHDRFQEIIDEANKPDSIIRADFEKVYITEERTVPVIATPVLHQRIMGGAAAPDGQPTQPALFESKEDIVAAEATLSVIREFETLRKSADLLKPEVQKQIVERVKATVLPAQGVIEGVVATADIEKVVKKTTDAYVELSIDIPRIVVVPKAGVQTDIGFRDFDLDCRAVRLQPVEDDILMKYLDDNRVEMLARGTGVVAEARPEDYLVRGLVDFDDVSYDDHAELLYKLAGQMVAHLRSYLPDDEAVENVLQYHQHQLVNIIHGQMEQHSIEPDDAEYEAIVSKGFGTIRPGSFTAIAGEKARPFRQPVEDKLYIRSIVFEGFAKCLLTKQKFDTDSERRFSVILEDDKSVLKWVKPAKGQLRIFDFKESAYEPDFVVETNKEKILVEVKRKTDIETDEVQAKAKAARLWCERATIHAKEHGAKPWRYLLIPHDVIKDNMTLAALASSYGQR